One Nocardioides oleivorans DNA segment encodes these proteins:
- a CDS encoding carboxymuconolactone decarboxylase family protein yields the protein MSRVALVDPATAGPGTKPVLDEIHAAFGTTPAMFRAVANSPAALEMMWAGFGALGHGRLGAKLGEQVAVLVADRNACEYCLAAHTALGRKAGASPEEMGEAQAGRSTDPRTAAVLAFAEKLVQDRAQVTDADVESLRAAGLDDEDVVELVAHVALNLFTNYVNVALGVPVDFPRVALLAAR from the coding sequence ATGTCACGAGTCGCCCTGGTCGACCCCGCCACCGCCGGTCCCGGCACCAAGCCGGTGCTCGACGAGATCCACGCCGCCTTCGGCACCACGCCGGCGATGTTCCGCGCCGTCGCCAACTCCCCCGCAGCGCTCGAGATGATGTGGGCCGGTTTCGGTGCGCTGGGCCACGGGCGCCTCGGCGCGAAGCTCGGCGAGCAGGTCGCCGTGCTGGTCGCGGACCGCAATGCGTGCGAGTACTGCCTGGCCGCCCACACGGCGCTGGGCCGCAAGGCAGGCGCGAGCCCCGAGGAGATGGGTGAGGCCCAGGCTGGACGCTCGACCGACCCACGCACCGCTGCCGTGCTCGCGTTCGCCGAGAAGCTGGTCCAGGACCGCGCCCAGGTCACCGACGCCGACGTCGAGTCCCTGCGGGCTGCCGGTCTCGACGACGAGGACGTGGTGGAGCTGGTCGCGCACGTCGCGCTCAACCTCTTCACCAACTACGTCAACGTGGCGCTCGGAGTTCCGGTGGACTTCCCGAGGGTCGCGCTGCTCGCCGCTCGCTGA
- a CDS encoding YciI family protein gives MHYLLTVVGDTDNPADDSAPGAIDAFNDRLKDEGRWVFAGGLTDPADATVTDNRGGDPVFSDGPFVESKEFLAGFWVVTAADLDEALALSVDASRACHRKIEVRPFDGVA, from the coding sequence ATGCACTACCTCCTCACCGTCGTCGGAGACACCGACAACCCCGCTGACGACTCGGCACCGGGCGCGATCGACGCCTTCAACGACCGGCTCAAGGACGAGGGGCGCTGGGTCTTCGCCGGCGGCCTCACCGACCCGGCCGACGCGACCGTGACCGACAACCGGGGCGGCGACCCGGTCTTCAGCGACGGACCGTTCGTGGAGTCCAAGGAGTTCCTCGCCGGTTTCTGGGTCGTCACCGCCGCCGATCTCGACGAGGCGCTCGCGCTCTCGGTCGACGCATCGCGTGCGTGCCACCGCAAGATCGAGGTGCGCCCCTTCGACGGTGTCGCCTGA
- a CDS encoding RNA polymerase sigma factor — MTAVEDVLARVHREEWARLVAVLVRRFGDLDVAEDAAAEAFAVALQKWRADGVPPNPAAWLTTTAGNKALDRVRREGKRDDKQKQAHMLTDQLSGPPEPTGAVEDERLRLLFTCAHPALAMEARVALTLRMVGGLTVAEIARAFLVQETAMGQRITRAKAKIKNARIPYRVPEAADLPSRVDGVLAVLYLVFNEGYLASGAESDPVRADLTGEAIRLARLVRTLLPYDGEVAGLLALMLLTEARRGARVSASGELVTLDQQDRGSRDRGLIAEGHALVRERLASGQAPGRYQVLSAINAVHTDAADARDTDWSQVVALYDQLVRLDANPVVALNRAIAVAELDGPQVALAQVDALRGPLDDYHAFHATRADLLRRLGRSADSRAAYDRAIALAGNSAESAYLTRRRDELGASGAST; from the coding sequence GTGACGGCCGTCGAGGACGTCCTCGCCCGGGTCCACCGCGAGGAGTGGGCCCGGCTCGTGGCCGTCCTGGTGCGGCGCTTCGGCGACCTCGACGTCGCCGAGGACGCCGCGGCCGAGGCCTTCGCGGTCGCCCTCCAGAAGTGGCGCGCCGACGGCGTGCCTCCCAATCCCGCCGCCTGGTTGACCACGACGGCCGGCAACAAGGCGCTCGACCGGGTCCGTCGCGAGGGCAAGCGCGACGACAAGCAGAAGCAGGCGCACATGCTCACCGACCAGCTCTCCGGTCCGCCGGAGCCGACCGGGGCCGTCGAGGACGAACGGCTCCGGCTCCTCTTCACCTGCGCCCACCCCGCCCTCGCGATGGAGGCGCGCGTGGCGCTCACCCTCCGCATGGTCGGCGGCCTCACCGTCGCCGAGATCGCACGTGCCTTCCTCGTCCAGGAGACCGCGATGGGCCAGCGCATCACCCGCGCGAAGGCCAAGATCAAGAACGCCCGCATCCCCTACCGCGTGCCGGAGGCGGCCGACCTGCCCTCCCGCGTGGACGGGGTGCTCGCCGTCCTCTACCTCGTCTTCAACGAGGGCTACCTCGCCAGCGGTGCCGAGTCCGACCCGGTCCGTGCCGACCTCACCGGAGAGGCGATCCGGCTGGCCCGCCTGGTCCGCACCCTGCTGCCGTACGACGGCGAGGTGGCCGGCCTTCTCGCCCTGATGCTGCTGACCGAGGCCCGCCGTGGCGCCCGCGTATCCGCGTCGGGTGAGCTGGTGACCCTGGACCAGCAGGACCGGGGCTCGAGGGACCGCGGGCTCATCGCCGAGGGCCACGCCCTCGTCCGGGAGCGGCTGGCGTCCGGACAGGCACCCGGGCGCTACCAGGTGCTCTCCGCGATCAATGCCGTGCACACCGACGCCGCCGACGCGCGCGACACCGACTGGTCGCAGGTCGTCGCCCTCTACGACCAGCTCGTGCGGCTCGACGCCAACCCGGTCGTCGCGCTCAACCGGGCGATCGCCGTCGCCGAGCTCGACGGCCCGCAGGTCGCCCTCGCCCAGGTCGACGCGCTCCGCGGGCCGCTCGACGACTACCACGCCTTCCACGCGACCCGGGCCGACCTGCTGCGGCGGCTCGGTCGGTCGGCCGACTCCCGCGCGGCCTACGACCGGGCGATCGCGCTGGCCGGCAACAGCGCGGAGTCGGCGTACCTCACCCGGCGTCGTGACGAGCTCGGGGCCTCAGGAGCATCGACGTAG
- a CDS encoding DUF3817 domain-containing protein yields the protein MRPLFTTYRVLAFIVGVALAFCALVAAPMKYLFAEGSSIQELGDSLSILWALHGTLYMVYFLVALMLAYRARWSPQFTLLLLIAGLVPLLMFFVEHRAAERMKAEHPELA from the coding sequence GTGCGTCCCCTCTTCACCACCTACCGCGTCCTGGCGTTCATCGTCGGTGTCGCGCTCGCGTTCTGCGCCCTCGTGGCCGCCCCGATGAAGTACCTCTTCGCCGAGGGCAGCAGCATCCAGGAGCTCGGTGACTCCCTCAGCATCCTGTGGGCGCTGCACGGCACCCTCTACATGGTCTACTTCCTCGTCGCGCTGATGCTCGCCTACCGCGCCCGGTGGTCGCCCCAGTTCACGCTGCTCCTGCTCATCGCGGGCCTCGTGCCGCTGCTGATGTTCTTCGTCGAGCACCGCGCGGCCGAGCGGATGAAGGCCGAGCACCCCGAGCTGGCCTAG
- a CDS encoding TMEM175 family protein, which yields MAGDEVVEHRSAERLTFFTDAVVAIAMTLLVLPLTEAVSETASEGLSTADYLRDHSDQLFAFALSFAIISTFWRAHHRLFEHVAAYSQPLMLLNIVWMFTIVWLPVPTALAGSLETDRPQLALYIGSMLANALVSVALHVVLRRNPALWVADNPPNSSGTYGLLTFAVLLTLALVIALVLPGVGYLSLLVLVLSGPIERLLFRR from the coding sequence ATGGCCGGTGACGAGGTGGTGGAGCACCGCTCCGCCGAGCGGCTGACGTTCTTCACCGACGCGGTCGTGGCGATCGCGATGACGCTGCTCGTCCTGCCGCTCACGGAGGCGGTCTCGGAGACGGCCTCCGAGGGGCTCTCGACCGCCGACTACCTGCGCGACCACTCCGACCAGCTCTTCGCCTTCGCCCTCAGCTTCGCGATCATCTCGACCTTCTGGCGCGCACACCACCGCCTCTTCGAGCACGTCGCGGCGTACTCCCAGCCGCTCATGCTGCTCAACATCGTCTGGATGTTCACGATCGTCTGGCTGCCGGTCCCGACGGCCCTCGCGGGATCGCTCGAGACCGACCGGCCGCAGCTCGCGCTCTACATCGGCAGCATGCTGGCCAACGCCCTGGTCAGCGTCGCCCTCCACGTGGTGCTGCGCCGCAATCCCGCGCTGTGGGTGGCCGACAACCCGCCGAACAGCTCGGGCACCTACGGCCTGCTGACCTTCGCCGTCCTGCTCACGCTCGCGCTGGTCATCGCGCTGGTGCTGCCGGGTGTCGGCTACCTCTCGCTGCTCGTGCTCGTCCTCAGCGGACCGATCGAGCGGCTCCTGTTCCGTCGCTGA
- the leuE gene encoding leucine efflux protein LeuE, with product MLGITDLPTYLVGLILIVLLPGPNSLYVLSVAARRGVRTGYGAAAGVWTGDAVLMTLSAAGVASLLQANPTAFSVVKWAGASYLLWLAIGMMRAAWGMWRSRRSVAEQIADAAVEAGFETAPEVRVKGERPYRRALVISLLNPKAILFFVAFFVQFVDPAYAHPAISFLVLGSLATVASAAYLSVLIFAGTRLAAAFARRKRLSAGATSAVGAVFVGFAVKLALASA from the coding sequence ATGCTGGGCATCACCGACCTCCCGACCTACCTCGTCGGCCTGATCCTGATCGTCCTGCTGCCGGGTCCGAACTCGCTCTACGTCCTCTCCGTCGCCGCGCGGCGGGGGGTGCGCACCGGGTACGGCGCCGCAGCGGGCGTGTGGACGGGCGACGCCGTGCTGATGACGCTGTCCGCCGCGGGCGTGGCGTCGCTGCTCCAGGCCAACCCGACGGCGTTCAGCGTCGTCAAGTGGGCGGGAGCGTCGTACCTCCTCTGGCTCGCGATCGGCATGATGCGCGCCGCGTGGGGCATGTGGCGCTCGCGCCGCAGCGTGGCCGAGCAGATCGCGGACGCCGCGGTCGAGGCCGGCTTCGAGACCGCGCCCGAGGTCAGGGTGAAGGGCGAGCGGCCCTACCGCCGCGCGCTCGTGATCAGCCTGCTCAACCCGAAGGCGATCCTCTTCTTCGTCGCCTTCTTCGTGCAGTTCGTCGACCCGGCCTACGCGCACCCGGCGATCTCGTTCCTGGTGCTCGGCAGCCTCGCGACCGTCGCGAGCGCGGCGTACCTCAGCGTCCTGATCTTCGCCGGCACCCGCCTGGCCGCCGCCTTCGCCCGTCGCAAGCGGCTCTCCGCCGGCGCGACCTCGGCCGTTGGTGCGGTGTTCGTCGGCTTCGCCGTCAAGCTGGCCCTCGCCTCGGCGTGA
- a CDS encoding DLW-39 family protein — translation MKKLLLVVAAAGAALFAKRKMDEGKHEQALWAEATDTVEKA, via the coding sequence ATGAAGAAGCTCCTGCTGGTCGTCGCGGCCGCCGGCGCCGCGCTCTTCGCGAAGAGGAAGATGGACGAGGGCAAGCACGAGCAGGCCCTCTGGGCAGAGGCCACCGACACCGTCGAGAAGGCCTGA
- a CDS encoding MarR family winged helix-turn-helix transcriptional regulator, translated as MTSHERTADGLPEDATVHPDASLPVHDLDQRLAGALERMGHVSRTMLLRQAYAEGVSPLQHQLLLRVHAMAGRARVSDLAVELDVSQATVSEALGTLRRKELVTKAPDPVDRRNTIYSVTSAGEALHTRLSSWDGPLAESLAVVGDDDKATALRVVLGLVADLHDDGVVAVARTCLTCRYFDDAGGSTPAPYRCTLLAVDFGDAQLRVDCAEHEARASAGGGA; from the coding sequence GTGACCAGCCACGAGCGCACGGCCGACGGACTGCCGGAGGACGCGACGGTCCATCCGGACGCCTCGCTGCCGGTCCACGACCTCGACCAGCGCCTCGCCGGAGCGCTCGAGCGGATGGGTCACGTGAGCCGGACGATGCTGCTGCGCCAGGCGTACGCCGAGGGCGTGAGCCCGCTCCAGCACCAGCTGCTGCTGCGGGTGCACGCCATGGCGGGCCGGGCGCGGGTCAGTGACCTCGCGGTTGAGCTCGACGTGTCGCAGGCGACGGTGAGCGAGGCCCTGGGCACGCTGCGCCGCAAGGAGCTGGTCACGAAGGCACCGGACCCGGTCGACCGCCGCAACACGATCTACTCGGTGACCTCCGCGGGCGAGGCGCTGCACACGCGCCTCAGCAGCTGGGACGGTCCGCTCGCCGAGAGCCTCGCGGTCGTCGGCGACGATGACAAGGCGACCGCACTGCGCGTGGTGCTCGGTCTGGTGGCCGACCTCCACGACGACGGGGTGGTCGCGGTTGCCCGGACCTGCCTGACCTGCCGTTACTTCGACGACGCGGGCGGCAGTACGCCGGCTCCGTACCGCTGCACGCTGCTCGCTGTCGACTTCGGGGACGCCCAGCTCCGGGTGGACTGTGCCGAGCACGAGGCCCGGGCGTCAGCCGGTGGTGGAGCCTAG
- a CDS encoding DUF3566 domain-containing protein: protein MSERTAPPSRDTARRTSGDEPPRRSLTERLQSTLSNAAEEHRANASAEEPKGSRTRRQAGRQPRRARLRLTRIDPWSVMKTSFLLSVAFGVVTFVAIFMVWSVLGAAGVWDSINSAVASIVEGDSGNSTFDVTDYVGMSRVLGFTLLVSVIDVILLTALATLTAFLYNLAAALLGGIEVTLAEDEK from the coding sequence GTGTCGGAACGCACCGCACCCCCCAGTCGTGACACCGCCCGTCGTACGTCGGGGGACGAGCCCCCGCGGAGGTCGCTGACCGAGCGCCTGCAGAGCACGCTGTCCAACGCCGCCGAGGAGCACCGCGCCAACGCGAGCGCGGAGGAGCCGAAGGGCAGCCGGACGCGTCGTCAGGCGGGTCGCCAGCCCCGTCGCGCCCGACTGCGGCTGACCCGGATCGACCCGTGGTCGGTCATGAAGACGTCGTTCCTGCTGTCGGTCGCCTTCGGTGTGGTCACCTTCGTGGCGATCTTCATGGTCTGGTCGGTGCTCGGCGCCGCCGGCGTCTGGGACTCGATCAACTCCGCCGTGGCGAGCATCGTCGAGGGCGACAGCGGCAACTCGACCTTCGACGTGACCGACTACGTCGGCATGTCGCGGGTGCTCGGCTTCACCCTCCTGGTGTCGGTGATCGACGTGATCCTGCTGACCGCGCTGGCCACCCTGACGGCGTTCCTCTACAACCTCGCGGCCGCCCTGCTCGGCGGCATCGAGGTCACCCTCGCCGAGGACGAGAAGTGA
- a CDS encoding siderophore-interacting protein — protein sequence MSTRLTVTSTESVTPSLRRVWFRSDDLSAFAASEDTDRYVKLVFHDGVRTYTALFPDVAAGTLAIDFVVHGDEGIAGPWAQRAQPGDELEVNGPGGGYRPDPTADVHLLAGDDSAVPAISAALASLAADATGQAFVLVDDAAHEPALTAPAGVTITFLHRDAGQSLGDAVRAWPWPEGRVQAFVHGEAQEVMHGVRPYLLKERGLPRADASISGYWRAGRTEESFRVWKRELAEAEA from the coding sequence GTGTCCACCCGCCTCACCGTCACCTCCACCGAGTCCGTCACGCCCAGCCTGCGCCGGGTCTGGTTCCGCTCCGACGACCTGTCCGCCTTCGCCGCGAGCGAGGACACCGACCGCTACGTGAAGCTGGTGTTCCACGACGGCGTGCGGACCTACACCGCGCTCTTCCCCGACGTCGCCGCCGGCACGCTGGCGATCGACTTCGTGGTCCACGGCGACGAGGGCATCGCCGGCCCGTGGGCCCAGCGCGCGCAGCCCGGCGACGAGCTCGAGGTCAACGGCCCCGGCGGCGGCTACCGCCCCGACCCGACCGCCGACGTGCACCTCCTCGCCGGCGACGACTCGGCGGTCCCGGCGATCTCCGCGGCCCTCGCCTCGCTGGCCGCGGACGCGACCGGCCAGGCGTTCGTCCTGGTCGACGACGCTGCGCACGAGCCCGCCCTGACGGCGCCCGCGGGCGTGACGATCACGTTCCTCCACCGCGACGCCGGGCAGTCGCTCGGCGACGCGGTGCGGGCATGGCCGTGGCCCGAGGGCCGGGTCCAGGCGTTCGTCCACGGCGAGGCGCAGGAGGTCATGCACGGGGTGCGGCCCTACCTGCTCAAGGAGCGCGGCCTCCCCCGCGCCGACGCCTCCATCTCCGGCTACTGGCGCGCCGGTCGCACCGAGGAGTCATTCCGGGTCTGGAAGCGCGAGCTCGCCGAGGCCGAAGCCTGA
- the gyrA gene encoding DNA gyrase subunit A has product MTETPTGTGAGGFGFGDDRIQPIELQTLMQQSYIDYAMTVIVGRALPDVRDGLKPVHRRILYAMYDGGYRPDRGFSKCSRVVGDVMGQYHPHGDSAIYDTMVRLAQPWVLRYPLINGQGNFGSPGNDSAAAMRYTECRMAPLAMEMVRDIDEDTVDFQPNYDGRSQEPTILPSRFPNLLVNGSAGIAVGMATNIPPHNLIEVADGAKWALEHPDATKEELQDALIERIKGPDFPNGALIVGRQGIEQAYRTGRGSIAQRAVVEIDEDAKGRVMLVISELPYMVNPDNLALKIAELADSGRIQGISDVRDDTSSRTGQRLVIILRRDAVARVVLNNLFKHTELQSNFSANMLALVDGVPRTLSIDQFISSWVTHQIEVIQRRTRFRLAEAERQAHIYRGLAKALDALDEVIALIRRSPDVEEARQGLIELLEIDEIQANAILEMQLRRLAALERQKIMDRLAELERVIADLEDILANEARQRQIVSDELTEIVDKYGNERRSQIIAADGDLSMEDLIPDEELVVSITRGGYAKRTRADQYRLQKRGGKGVRGATLRGDDVVQHFIATTNHHWLLFFTTAGRVYRTKAYNLPEAARDAKGGHVAGLLSFQPDEEIAQVLAIRDYEQAPYLVLATRTGLVKKTKLGDYNSPRQAGVIAINFREDDDELIGAELVNADDDILLVSRKGQAIRFQASDDQLRPMGRATGGVRGMKFKHEDDHVLSLSVIRAAQVAAEEAAEARLVEGGEAPDAIEPGTLPDVKEQYVFTITDGGYAKRSRITDYRITNRGGVGIRAVKLSNEDRGGLVGAFIVEEGDEVLSITSGGQVVRSPIDANFRATGRDSQGVKFVTPKKGDTVAVVARSVEAREDEEELAEGVEGEAVTPGDESPVVGDGATIDAQTAEPAPDENTEE; this is encoded by the coding sequence ATGACTGAGACCCCCACCGGCACCGGCGCAGGCGGCTTCGGCTTCGGCGACGACCGCATCCAGCCGATCGAGCTGCAGACCCTCATGCAGCAGTCCTACATCGACTACGCGATGACCGTCATCGTGGGCCGCGCGCTGCCCGACGTACGCGACGGGCTCAAGCCGGTGCACCGCCGCATCCTCTACGCGATGTACGACGGTGGCTACCGCCCCGACCGCGGGTTCTCGAAGTGCTCGCGCGTCGTCGGCGACGTCATGGGTCAGTACCACCCGCACGGCGACTCCGCGATCTACGACACCATGGTCCGCCTCGCGCAGCCGTGGGTGCTGCGCTACCCGCTGATCAACGGCCAGGGCAACTTCGGCTCGCCGGGCAACGACTCCGCCGCGGCCATGCGGTACACCGAGTGCCGGATGGCGCCGCTGGCCATGGAGATGGTCCGCGACATCGACGAGGACACCGTCGACTTCCAGCCCAACTACGACGGTCGCTCGCAGGAGCCGACCATCCTGCCGAGCCGGTTCCCGAACCTGCTCGTCAACGGCTCGGCCGGCATCGCGGTCGGCATGGCGACCAACATCCCGCCGCACAACCTCATCGAGGTCGCCGACGGCGCGAAGTGGGCGCTCGAGCACCCCGACGCCACCAAGGAAGAGCTCCAGGACGCGCTCATCGAGCGGATCAAGGGCCCCGACTTCCCCAACGGCGCCCTCATCGTGGGCCGCCAGGGCATCGAGCAGGCCTACCGCACCGGTCGCGGCTCGATCGCCCAGCGCGCGGTCGTCGAGATCGACGAGGACGCCAAGGGCCGCGTCATGCTGGTGATCAGCGAGCTGCCCTACATGGTCAACCCCGACAACCTCGCGCTCAAGATCGCTGAGCTCGCCGACTCGGGCCGGATCCAGGGCATCTCCGACGTCCGCGACGACACCAGCTCGCGCACCGGTCAGCGCCTGGTCATCATCCTGCGTCGCGACGCCGTCGCGCGCGTGGTGCTCAACAACCTCTTCAAGCACACCGAGCTGCAGTCGAACTTCTCGGCCAACATGCTGGCGCTCGTCGACGGCGTGCCGCGCACCCTGTCGATCGACCAGTTCATCTCCAGCTGGGTCACCCACCAGATCGAGGTCATCCAGCGGCGTACGCGCTTCCGCCTCGCCGAGGCCGAGCGCCAGGCGCACATCTACCGCGGCCTGGCCAAGGCGCTCGACGCGCTCGACGAGGTCATCGCGCTCATCCGCCGCAGCCCCGACGTCGAGGAGGCCCGCCAGGGCCTGATCGAGCTGCTCGAGATCGACGAGATCCAGGCCAACGCCATCCTCGAGATGCAGCTGCGCCGCCTGGCCGCCCTCGAGCGCCAGAAGATCATGGACCGCCTCGCCGAGCTCGAGCGCGTCATCGCCGACCTCGAGGACATCCTCGCCAACGAGGCCCGCCAGCGGCAGATCGTCTCCGACGAGCTCACCGAGATCGTCGACAAGTACGGCAACGAGCGGCGCTCGCAGATCATCGCGGCCGACGGCGACCTCTCGATGGAGGACCTGATCCCCGACGAGGAGCTCGTCGTCTCGATCACGCGCGGCGGGTACGCCAAGCGCACCCGCGCCGACCAGTACCGGCTCCAGAAGCGCGGCGGCAAGGGCGTGCGCGGTGCGACGCTGCGCGGCGACGACGTCGTCCAGCACTTCATCGCCACGACCAACCACCACTGGCTGCTGTTCTTCACCACGGCCGGACGCGTCTACCGGACCAAGGCCTACAACCTGCCCGAGGCCGCACGCGACGCGAAGGGCGGCCACGTCGCCGGCCTGCTGAGCTTCCAGCCCGACGAGGAGATCGCCCAGGTGCTGGCGATCCGCGACTACGAGCAGGCTCCCTACCTCGTGCTCGCCACCCGCACCGGCCTGGTCAAGAAGACCAAGCTCGGCGACTACAACAGCCCGCGCCAGGCCGGCGTCATCGCCATCAACTTTCGCGAGGACGACGACGAGCTGATCGGTGCCGAGCTGGTCAACGCCGACGACGACATCCTGCTCGTCTCCCGCAAGGGCCAGGCGATCCGGTTCCAGGCCAGCGACGACCAGCTGCGGCCGATGGGTCGCGCCACCGGCGGCGTGCGCGGCATGAAGTTCAAGCACGAGGACGACCACGTCCTGTCCCTCTCGGTGATCCGCGCCGCCCAGGTGGCGGCCGAGGAGGCCGCCGAGGCGCGGCTCGTCGAGGGCGGCGAGGCTCCCGACGCCATCGAGCCGGGCACGCTGCCCGACGTCAAGGAGCAGTACGTCTTCACGATCACCGACGGCGGCTACGCCAAGCGCTCGCGCATCACCGACTACCGCATCACCAACCGTGGCGGCGTCGGCATCCGCGCGGTCAAGCTCAGCAACGAGGACCGCGGCGGCCTGGTCGGCGCGTTCATCGTGGAGGAGGGCGACGAGGTCCTGTCGATCACCAGCGGTGGCCAGGTCGTGCGCAGCCCCATCGACGCGAACTTCCGGGCGACCGGTCGCGACAGCCAGGGCGTGAAGTTCGTGACGCCCAAGAAGGGCGACACGGTGGCCGTCGTGGCTCGTTCGGTCGAGGCCCGCGAGGACGAGGAGGAGCTCGCCGAAGGTGTCGAGGGCGAGGCCGTGACGCCGGGTGACGAATCGCCGGTTGTGGGCGACGGTGCAACAATCGATGCTCAGACCGCCGAGCCCGCCCCCGACGAGAACACTGAGGAGTGA
- a CDS encoding SURF1 family protein, with translation MSAPRRPSLMADLGAAVLALVLIGLAGMLGKWQYDAWQAHRDAEARDLTGLAAVPLTDVMGNDDPFPGTDVGRPVDVSGTWIEGGFWVADRDHDGTPGYWAVAPLEVGDAAVLVVRGWAPEPDPDLLAATGDASVTGWLQPPEGSLVVDDDPTDDVFPEIRVADAVQRVDIDLYSAYVISQEPADGLQSAELEALPEASSFTGIRNLLYAFEWWVFGAFAAFIWWRWRRDVVTGVSSPLNAGGDSSDATSGRIG, from the coding sequence GTGAGTGCCCCCCGCCGACCCAGCCTGATGGCCGACCTCGGGGCGGCCGTCCTCGCGCTCGTGCTGATCGGTCTCGCCGGGATGCTGGGCAAGTGGCAGTACGACGCCTGGCAGGCGCACCGTGACGCCGAGGCTCGCGACCTGACCGGGCTGGCGGCCGTGCCGCTGACCGACGTGATGGGCAACGACGACCCGTTCCCGGGGACCGACGTCGGTCGACCGGTCGACGTCTCGGGCACCTGGATCGAGGGCGGCTTCTGGGTCGCCGACCGCGACCACGACGGCACGCCGGGATACTGGGCGGTCGCCCCGCTCGAGGTCGGCGACGCCGCCGTGCTCGTCGTACGCGGATGGGCCCCCGAGCCCGACCCGGACCTCCTCGCGGCGACCGGCGACGCCTCTGTCACCGGTTGGCTCCAGCCGCCCGAGGGCAGCCTCGTCGTCGACGACGACCCCACCGACGACGTCTTCCCCGAGATTCGCGTCGCCGACGCCGTCCAGCGCGTCGACATCGACCTCTACTCGGCCTACGTCATCAGCCAGGAGCCCGCTGACGGTCTGCAGTCCGCCGAGCTCGAGGCGCTGCCGGAGGCGAGCAGCTTCACCGGCATCCGCAACCTGCTCTACGCCTTCGAGTGGTGGGTCTTCGGCGCCTTCGCCGCCTTCATCTGGTGGCGCTGGCGGCGCGACGTGGTGACCGGGGTCTCGTCCCCGCTCAACGCGGGCGGGGACTCCTCGGACGCCACCAGCGGCCGGATAGGTTGA
- a CDS encoding TlpA disulfide reductase family protein, giving the protein MTTHDLTIRDWTVAGWLGTPRPDFAVGDLADRVVLAAAFQMLCPGCVETTIPQLRRAAATFPADQVAVVGLHTVFEHHEAMTPVALQAFLHEYRVTFPVAMDQPARRGQVPVTMERFAMQGTPTVMLYDRAGALRRRTFGHVPDLELGAQVAALVLEDGPTAAPPVAHDVRPSRAYACDETGCRV; this is encoded by the coding sequence GTGACGACCCACGACCTGACCATCCGCGACTGGACCGTGGCCGGGTGGCTGGGGACGCCGCGCCCGGACTTCGCGGTCGGTGACCTCGCCGACCGCGTCGTCCTCGCGGCAGCGTTCCAGATGCTGTGCCCGGGTTGTGTCGAGACGACCATCCCCCAGCTGCGACGAGCCGCCGCGACGTTCCCCGCCGACCAGGTGGCTGTCGTCGGGCTCCACACGGTCTTCGAGCACCACGAGGCGATGACCCCGGTCGCGCTGCAGGCCTTCCTCCACGAGTACCGCGTGACGTTCCCCGTGGCGATGGACCAACCGGCGCGGCGCGGCCAGGTGCCCGTCACCATGGAGCGGTTCGCGATGCAGGGCACGCCCACCGTCATGCTGTACGACCGCGCGGGGGCGTTGCGGCGCCGCACCTTCGGCCACGTCCCCGACCTCGAGCTCGGCGCCCAGGTCGCGGCGCTGGTGCTGGAGGACGGACCGACGGCGGCACCACCGGTGGCGCACGACGTACGACCCAGCAGGGCCTACGCCTGCGACGAGACGGGATGCCGGGTGTGA